The following are encoded in a window of Verrucomicrobiia bacterium genomic DNA:
- a CDS encoding NAD(+)/NADH kinase produces MKLGLLVNAGRPGAGAVLSEILDWAEKSGVETFIFSDGALPASGGTAVAEAELAFRADFVLALGGDGTILRTARAVGNSQKPILGINTGGLGFLAELSNRNVTAALDSLKKGRYQLEDRMVLQAEVKTTGQRFFALNDVVVEKGEVRRLLRLTLSANGEYICSYASDGLVISTPTGSTAYSLSLGGPIINPKMALTIAVPISPHSLASRPLVFEPGDVLEVKLSQPEKEALVTVDGQLSQKITSADRLEVRRAPHAIRLVRFNRQSFYEVLRSKLHWGVLPGEG; encoded by the coding sequence ATGAAATTGGGTCTTTTGGTCAACGCCGGTCGCCCCGGAGCCGGGGCGGTCCTTTCCGAAATTTTGGATTGGGCTGAAAAATCCGGGGTGGAGACCTTCATTTTTTCCGACGGTGCGCTTCCCGCTTCCGGCGGCACGGCCGTCGCCGAAGCCGAACTGGCCTTCCGCGCCGATTTCGTTTTGGCCCTGGGGGGGGACGGGACGATCTTGCGCACCGCCCGCGCGGTTGGAAACTCCCAAAAGCCGATTCTGGGTATCAACACCGGCGGGCTGGGTTTTCTGGCGGAGCTTTCTAATCGGAATGTGACCGCTGCCCTGGATTCCTTGAAAAAAGGCCGGTATCAGCTTGAAGACCGCATGGTGCTTCAGGCGGAGGTGAAAACCACCGGCCAAAGGTTTTTCGCCCTGAACGATGTCGTGGTGGAAAAGGGGGAGGTTCGCCGGCTTTTGCGGCTCACGTTATCGGCCAACGGGGAGTACATCTGCTCCTACGCCTCCGATGGACTGGTAATCTCAACGCCGACCGGATCCACCGCCTACTCCCTTTCGCTTGGCGGGCCGATTATCAATCCCAAAATGGCTTTGACCATAGCCGTCCCGATTTCCCCTCACAGCCTGGCTTCCCGCCCGCTGGTTTTCGAGCCGGGCGACGTGCTCGAAGTGAAACTCTCCCAGCCCGAAAAGGAGGCCCTGGTCACCGTGGACGGGCAGCTTTCGCAAAAAATCACCTCCGCCGACCGGCTGGAGGTGCGCCGGGCGCCTCATGCCATCCGCCTCGTGCGCTTCAACCGGCAATCGTTTTACGAGGTTCTGCGCAGCAAACTCCACTGGGGGGTTTTGCCGGGGGAGGGGTAG